One Brevibacterium spongiae DNA segment encodes these proteins:
- a CDS encoding tetratricopeptide repeat protein — MNRLTSLWARLARMTKINLILGTVFALLFGYIAMATYFGTASQVRYTSNDFPGAKKAATAFLRVSPFQRHIGYYNRGTSEAAVGDYDAAQTDLEAALEIAPTSAECAVRINLSFVYEKQADQIAAQDHDQSQELYDRSLKTLEDAPEECQPKKSEEKQKSGQAKERVEDKKKGEQAKEEGSGDDSQDQDSKDSDGKDEDSKDKSDDGSSSEGDDEKQGEKEPDDSSGKSEREKKREELEKRGEDSDRQQQQQGPGGNGGRSSPDKPW, encoded by the coding sequence ATGAATCGCCTGACCTCCCTGTGGGCACGGCTGGCGCGGATGACGAAGATCAATCTCATCCTCGGAACCGTCTTCGCCCTGCTCTTCGGCTATATTGCGATGGCCACATACTTCGGCACCGCGTCCCAGGTCCGCTACACCTCGAACGACTTCCCCGGAGCGAAGAAGGCAGCGACCGCGTTCCTGCGCGTCAGTCCCTTCCAACGCCACATCGGCTACTACAACCGAGGCACCTCCGAGGCGGCCGTCGGTGACTACGATGCAGCGCAGACCGATCTCGAGGCCGCTTTGGAGATCGCACCGACCTCGGCCGAATGCGCCGTGCGGATCAACCTCTCCTTTGTCTATGAGAAGCAGGCCGATCAGATCGCGGCGCAGGATCACGACCAGTCTCAGGAACTCTACGACCGTTCCCTGAAGACGCTTGAGGACGCCCCCGAAGAGTGCCAGCCGAAGAAGAGCGAAGAGAAGCAGAAGAGCGGTCAGGCTAAGGAACGCGTCGAGGACAAGAAGAAGGGCGAACAGGCCAAGGAGGAGGGAAGCGGCGACGATTCCCAGGACCAGGATTCGAAGGACTCCGATGGCAAGGACGAGGACTCGAAGGACAAATCCGACGACGGCTCCTCCTCCGAAGGCGATGACGAGAAGCAGGGTGAGAAGGAACCCGACGACTCCTCAGGCAAATCCGAACGTGAGAAGAAGCGGGAGGAGCTGGAGAAGCGGGGCGAGGACTCCGATCGCCAGCAGCAACAGCAGGGCCCCGGAGGCAACGGCGGACGGTCCTCACCGGACAAACCCTGGTGA
- a CDS encoding histidinol-phosphate transaminase, with translation MNAENPDSSAPSTPRLRAALDTFPPYIPGKPPREVTGLRPFKLSSNENFLSPLPEVLDAMVAHAKDPAHYPDDAAVALREELAKRLGVGLDELVVTTGASELLVALTQITSDATTEAIYPWPSFEMYPQTTGLAGSARIEVPLSADGRHDLDAMAEAITDRTTLIILCSPNNPTGPVLRDAELRSFLDRVPDHVLVALDEAYWEFATAPERVRGLELVKDYENLVLLRTFSKAHGLAGLRVGYAVAHPAVISGLLKAVIPFGVTDMSQAAALESLRHWDAVLERAAQIAAARDAFAAALRDQGWDVPEAQANYVWLPLGEKSAAFEDACVEQAVAVRNLGAGVRISIGEDEALARVLEIAERFRAEHFS, from the coding sequence ATGAACGCCGAGAACCCCGACTCCTCTGCCCCGTCGACGCCGCGCCTGCGGGCCGCCCTCGACACCTTCCCGCCCTATATTCCGGGCAAGCCTCCCCGCGAGGTCACCGGGCTGCGGCCGTTCAAACTCTCCTCCAACGAGAACTTCCTCTCCCCGCTGCCCGAGGTCCTCGACGCGATGGTCGCCCACGCCAAGGACCCCGCCCACTACCCCGACGATGCGGCAGTGGCGCTGCGTGAGGAACTGGCGAAGCGCCTCGGCGTGGGGCTCGACGAACTCGTCGTCACCACCGGTGCCTCCGAACTCCTCGTCGCCCTGACTCAGATCACCTCCGATGCGACCACCGAGGCGATCTACCCCTGGCCGTCGTTCGAGATGTACCCGCAGACGACCGGGCTCGCCGGCTCCGCCCGCATCGAAGTGCCGCTGAGCGCGGACGGCCGTCACGACCTCGACGCGATGGCCGAGGCGATCACCGACCGCACCACTCTCATCATCCTGTGCTCGCCGAACAACCCGACCGGTCCGGTGCTGCGCGATGCCGAACTCCGCAGTTTCCTCGACCGGGTGCCCGACCACGTCCTCGTCGCTCTCGACGAAGCCTACTGGGAGTTCGCCACGGCCCCGGAACGGGTGCGCGGCCTCGAGCTGGTCAAGGACTATGAGAACCTCGTCCTGCTGCGCACCTTCTCCAAAGCTCACGGTCTGGCCGGGCTGCGTGTCGGCTATGCCGTTGCCCACCCGGCGGTCATCAGCGGTCTGCTCAAGGCCGTCATCCCCTTCGGCGTGACGGATATGAGTCAGGCCGCCGCCCTCGAATCGCTGCGTCACTGGGACGCTGTGCTCGAACGGGCCGCACAGATCGCCGCGGCGCGGGACGCTTTCGCCGCAGCCCTGCGCGACCAGGGCTGGGACGTGCCCGAGGCGCAGGCGAACTATGTGTGGCTGCCCCTGGGTGAGAAGTCCGCGGCCTTCGAAGACGCCTGCGTCGAACAGGCAGTGGCGGTGCGTAACCTCGGTGCTGGCGTGCGCATCAGCATCGGCGAGGACGAAGCCCTGGCCCGAGTCCTCGAGATCGCCGAAAGATTCCGCGCCGAACATTTCTCGTAA
- a CDS encoding PucR family transcriptional regulator, whose protein sequence is MVTLEQLWSRSELALEIIVDSPTAAEQDVTIVHSSELPEVDEWLAGGEVLLTIGVGQDLGADTVADYVRRLKDVGVHALGIGLGSDLPWQEVPERLIAGAEAVGLAVFGVPEPVPFVAVVDAFTRMREAETNRELTRASSAARRFANALAHHGPGALVADLAETLGAEVRFVSPTGRALSGENAEDDVRAALIEEYLTPTLSPRLIRTGARIIEAVPSGSDRPLGWILTPAEAAGSPKTRALLLSTAAALLAMTLTELPAPAGPSRLFESELSTEEARAEWTRATGLAPVATTGVRFFAGVRGDTAEHLIADIVGAALVTRAGSLLGIAGGADLGLEDLVTRAATVACLEPVAEKRIPVSQIHHMWTLLRTQHETEASEVKALLSAVDEETADRFVDRVLGELIRARGGQELLETLRAFIQAGGAKERIAAELGIHRHTVRARMAKIEKLLGRDLSRAETLQAVSMALELAEL, encoded by the coding sequence ATGGTCACTTTGGAACAGCTGTGGTCGCGCAGCGAACTCGCCCTCGAGATCATCGTCGACTCACCCACAGCGGCCGAGCAGGACGTCACGATCGTCCACTCCTCGGAGCTGCCGGAGGTCGACGAATGGCTGGCCGGGGGAGAGGTCCTGCTCACCATCGGCGTCGGTCAGGACCTCGGCGCGGATACCGTCGCGGACTATGTGCGCCGTCTCAAGGACGTCGGAGTCCACGCACTCGGCATCGGACTCGGATCCGATCTGCCGTGGCAGGAGGTGCCGGAACGGCTCATCGCCGGCGCCGAGGCGGTCGGGCTGGCAGTCTTCGGCGTGCCCGAGCCGGTGCCGTTCGTCGCCGTCGTCGACGCCTTCACCCGAATGCGCGAAGCCGAGACAAATCGGGAGCTGACCCGAGCCAGCAGCGCCGCCCGCCGATTCGCCAATGCCCTTGCCCATCATGGGCCGGGCGCGCTGGTGGCCGATCTGGCCGAGACCTTGGGCGCCGAGGTGCGTTTCGTCTCCCCGACGGGCAGGGCGCTGTCCGGTGAGAACGCCGAAGACGATGTGCGTGCCGCGCTCATCGAGGAGTACCTCACCCCGACGCTGAGTCCTCGCCTCATCCGCACAGGTGCCCGGATCATCGAGGCCGTGCCCTCGGGCAGCGACCGTCCGCTGGGGTGGATCCTCACCCCCGCCGAGGCGGCCGGATCTCCGAAGACTCGTGCCCTGCTGCTGTCGACTGCCGCCGCCCTGTTGGCGATGACTCTGACCGAACTGCCGGCCCCCGCCGGGCCCTCTCGACTGTTCGAATCGGAGCTGAGCACCGAGGAGGCGCGTGCCGAATGGACACGTGCCACGGGTCTGGCGCCGGTGGCGACGACCGGGGTGAGATTCTTCGCAGGAGTGCGTGGTGACACGGCAGAGCACCTCATCGCCGACATCGTCGGCGCCGCGTTGGTCACTCGCGCCGGCTCCCTGCTCGGCATCGCCGGTGGTGCCGACTTGGGCCTCGAGGACCTCGTCACCAGGGCCGCGACAGTGGCCTGTCTCGAGCCCGTGGCGGAGAAGCGGATTCCCGTCTCACAGATCCATCACATGTGGACGCTGCTGCGGACTCAGCATGAAACCGAGGCGTCCGAGGTTAAGGCCCTGCTCTCGGCCGTCGACGAGGAGACCGCGGATCGCTTCGTCGACCGGGTGCTCGGCGAGCTCATCCGGGCCCGGGGCGGACAGGAGCTGTTGGAGACGCTGCGTGCCTTCATCCAGGCGGGCGGGGCGAAGGAGCGCATCGCCGCCGAGCTCGGCATCCACCGGCACACGGTGCGGGCGCGGATGGCGAAGATCGAGAAGCTGCTCGGCCGTGATCTCTCCCGCGCCGAGACTCTGCAGGCAGTGTCGATGGCGCTCGAACTCGCCGAACTCTGA
- the speB gene encoding agmatinase encodes MTSQPLGPADYSKTPRYAGPPTFGLLPRIDEVEAERPGEKIDVKVIGIPFDAGVSYRPGARFGPAHIRQSSKLLRPYNQATNVHPFTWQQVADCGDLGVNPFNIEEAIATVEANADAMRADGAKLLTLGGDHTLALPNLRSLHKTHGKIAVLHFDAHLDTWDTYFGAPYTHGTPFRRASEEGLIDMTASMHIGIRGPLYGQKDLEDDEVLGFQIIRSDDYQFTSVADVVARMRKRLGDAPVYLSVDIDVLDPAAAPGTGTPEAGGMTSRELLNSIRGLQGLNVVGAEIVEVAPAYDHAEVTGLAAAHVGYEVLSLWAAENNGVTAPSGPAGDALGA; translated from the coding sequence GTGACGTCTCAACCGCTCGGCCCCGCCGACTACAGCAAGACACCCCGCTACGCAGGGCCCCCGACCTTCGGTCTGCTGCCGCGCATCGACGAGGTCGAAGCAGAGCGCCCCGGTGAGAAGATCGACGTCAAGGTCATCGGCATCCCCTTCGACGCCGGTGTCAGCTATCGTCCCGGAGCCCGCTTCGGTCCCGCGCATATCCGCCAGTCCTCGAAGCTGCTGCGCCCGTACAACCAGGCCACGAACGTCCATCCGTTCACCTGGCAGCAGGTCGCCGACTGCGGTGACCTGGGCGTCAACCCCTTCAACATCGAAGAGGCCATCGCCACCGTCGAAGCCAACGCCGATGCCATGCGCGCCGACGGGGCCAAGCTGCTCACCCTCGGCGGGGATCACACCCTGGCGCTGCCGAACCTGCGGTCCCTGCACAAGACGCACGGGAAGATCGCCGTCCTCCACTTCGATGCGCACCTCGACACCTGGGACACGTACTTCGGAGCGCCCTACACGCACGGCACCCCGTTCCGTCGGGCCAGCGAGGAGGGGCTCATCGATATGACCGCCTCGATGCACATCGGCATCCGCGGGCCCCTCTACGGGCAGAAAGACCTCGAAGACGATGAGGTGCTCGGCTTCCAGATCATCCGCAGCGACGACTACCAGTTCACCTCTGTGGCCGATGTCGTCGCCCGGATGCGGAAGCGCCTCGGTGATGCCCCGGTCTATCTGTCCGTCGACATCGACGTGCTCGATCCGGCGGCAGCACCCGGCACCGGCACCCCGGAGGCCGGCGGCATGACCAGCCGTGAGCTGCTCAACTCGATCCGCGGGCTGCAGGGCCTCAACGTCGTCGGCGCCGAGATCGTCGAGGTCGCCCCCGCCTACGACCACGCCGAGGTCACCGGACTCGCCGCCGCACACGTCGGCTACGAGGTCCTCTCGCTGTGGGCTGCGGAGAACAACGGCGTGACCGCTCCGTCTGGCCCCGCCGGCGACGCGCTCGGAGCCTGA
- a CDS encoding thiamine pyrophosphate-binding protein, with translation MSTEQNVRNGGRAVVATLAAHGVDTIFGIPGTHNLEFYRHLPEFGIRAVTPRHEQGAGYGADGYFLVSGKPGVVITTSGPGLTNVITAAATAYAESRPMLILSPGVPTGFERADVGMLHETKDSSGAVGHLLVSSQRTRTAEGAAQAVAEAFAMFGSARPGPVHIEVPLDVLEGAWNGSVPVPFSGRRPGLDEHVVAQSAEAIRGAQAPLVITGGGARRAHAEVRRFVEALDAPVATTANGKGILPEEHPLSLGANVRFPSVQAESAAADVLIVLGSELADSDLWGGTIGAQISIGVRDEDTDQIVIRCDIDPDQLNKNLPGDILACADTSEFLSAVMTALDTGKSTTASAGDDGTDPSVANGTTASVANGTAASVANGTAASAKENGAARVARIRESFGADFDFSLIGARVTRLVEAGAGPNVVISGDSSQVTYDGTVHALTARTPDQLLYMPGFATLGYGIPAALGAKVADPDRPVVCILGDGAAMFSIQELMTAAELELGIPFVVVDNGGYAEIEGQMVDRDIAPFAVRLARPDFAQLGQSMGGAGVTIAEADIDSALPDAIAEALGRAQPTVIHIIVGH, from the coding sequence ATGAGCACCGAGCAGAACGTCCGCAACGGCGGTCGCGCGGTCGTCGCGACTCTGGCCGCCCACGGTGTCGACACGATCTTCGGCATCCCCGGCACCCACAATCTCGAGTTCTACCGGCACCTGCCGGAGTTCGGGATCCGGGCCGTGACACCCCGCCACGAACAGGGTGCCGGCTACGGTGCCGACGGGTACTTCCTCGTCTCGGGCAAGCCCGGGGTCGTCATCACGACCTCGGGTCCGGGACTGACGAACGTCATCACCGCAGCCGCGACGGCTTACGCCGAGTCCCGCCCGATGCTCATCCTCTCCCCCGGTGTGCCCACCGGGTTCGAACGTGCTGACGTCGGGATGCTCCACGAGACGAAGGACTCCTCGGGGGCCGTGGGCCACCTCCTCGTGTCCTCCCAGCGCACCCGCACCGCCGAGGGAGCGGCCCAGGCCGTCGCCGAGGCGTTCGCCATGTTCGGCTCCGCCCGACCCGGCCCCGTGCACATCGAGGTCCCCCTCGACGTGCTCGAGGGAGCATGGAACGGCAGCGTTCCGGTCCCGTTTTCCGGTCGCCGTCCGGGACTCGACGAGCATGTCGTGGCCCAGTCCGCCGAGGCGATCCGAGGAGCGCAGGCACCGCTGGTCATCACCGGCGGCGGAGCCCGACGTGCCCACGCCGAGGTGCGCCGATTCGTCGAGGCGCTCGATGCCCCGGTGGCGACGACGGCCAACGGCAAGGGCATCCTGCCCGAGGAGCACCCGCTGTCGCTGGGAGCCAATGTCCGCTTCCCCAGCGTGCAGGCCGAATCGGCCGCCGCCGATGTGCTCATCGTGCTCGGGTCCGAATTGGCCGACTCGGATCTGTGGGGTGGGACCATCGGCGCTCAGATTTCGATCGGCGTCCGCGACGAGGATACTGATCAGATCGTCATCCGCTGTGATATCGACCCCGATCAGCTGAACAAGAACCTGCCCGGGGACATTCTCGCCTGCGCGGACACGTCCGAATTCCTCAGCGCGGTCATGACCGCGCTGGACACGGGGAAGTCCACGACCGCCTCGGCGGGGGACGATGGGACAGACCCGTCTGTCGCGAACGGCACGACCGCGTCTGTCGCGAACGGCACGGCCGCGTCTGTCGCGAACGGCACAGCCGCCTCGGCGAAGGAGAACGGGGCCGCTCGGGTCGCACGGATCCGGGAGAGCTTCGGCGCCGATTTCGACTTCTCGCTCATCGGGGCCAGGGTCACCCGCCTCGTCGAAGCCGGTGCGGGGCCGAACGTCGTCATCTCCGGTGACTCCTCGCAGGTCACCTACGACGGGACCGTGCACGCGCTGACGGCGCGCACCCCCGACCAGCTGCTCTATATGCCCGGATTCGCCACCCTGGGCTACGGCATTCCCGCCGCGCTCGGCGCGAAGGTCGCCGACCCGGATCGACCGGTCGTGTGCATCCTCGGCGACGGTGCTGCCATGTTCTCCATCCAGGAGCTCATGACCGCCGCCGAACTGGAGTTGGGCATTCCCTTCGTCGTCGTCGACAACGGCGGCTATGCGGAGATCGAGGGGCAGATGGTCGACCGTGACATCGCGCCGTTCGCCGTGCGGCTGGCCCGCCCGGACTTCGCGCAGCTCGGTCAGTCCATGGGCGGGGCCGGGGTGACGATCGCCGAGGCGGACATCGATTCCGCTCTGCCGGATGCCATCGCCGAGGCGCTCGGACGCGCCCAGCCCACCGTCATTCACATCATCGTCGGTCACTGA